One stretch of Chryseobacterium fluminis DNA includes these proteins:
- the argH gene encoding argininosuccinate lyase: MKKIWQKDDNATNILVNKFTVGKDLDFDERLAEYDVKGSIAHCIMLAEVGIISGEESKQMVSVLEEILKDIANGTFTIDKSAEDIHSQVESILIEKLGDTGKKIHTARSRNDQVLLDIKLYLVDEIREITALTDEFFQILIDLAEQHKDVLLPGYTHLQIAMPSSFGLWFGAYAEALLDDVEMLFSVKNIINKNPLGSAAGYGSSFPIDRESTTYKLGFQSMNYNSVYAQMTRGKSEKMLAMAMATLAGTLGKFAYDVCLYLSQNFDFISFPKEFTTGSSIMPHKKNPDIFELVRARCNRIQSLPNEFILLTNNLPSGYHRDMQLTKEILFPAIDSLKECLEILNYTLPNIQVKDGILENEKYQYLFSVEKINEEVKNGSSFRDAYVKVGQEIENDEFHFEVDNLNHTHQGSIGNLCLDKIEYQFNKLKNKLLG; this comes from the coding sequence ATGAAAAAAATATGGCAAAAAGACGATAATGCCACCAATATATTAGTTAATAAGTTTACGGTAGGTAAAGATCTTGACTTTGATGAGCGTTTAGCAGAATATGATGTTAAAGGCTCGATAGCCCACTGTATCATGTTGGCAGAAGTAGGAATTATTTCAGGTGAAGAATCAAAGCAGATGGTATCTGTTTTGGAAGAAATCCTTAAAGATATCGCAAACGGAACTTTTACAATTGATAAAAGTGCGGAAGATATTCATTCACAGGTTGAATCGATCCTGATTGAAAAATTAGGTGATACAGGAAAAAAAATCCATACCGCCCGTTCCAGAAATGATCAGGTTTTACTGGATATTAAACTGTATCTGGTCGATGAAATCCGTGAAATTACAGCCTTGACCGATGAATTTTTTCAGATATTAATCGATTTGGCAGAACAGCATAAAGATGTTTTGCTCCCGGGATACACCCATTTGCAGATCGCCATGCCATCCTCTTTCGGATTGTGGTTTGGAGCTTATGCCGAAGCTTTGCTGGATGATGTTGAAATGCTTTTCTCGGTGAAGAATATCATCAATAAGAATCCTCTGGGTTCGGCGGCGGGGTACGGTTCATCTTTCCCGATTGACCGGGAGAGTACAACATATAAACTGGGCTTTCAGTCGATGAATTATAATTCAGTGTATGCTCAGATGACGCGTGGAAAGTCGGAGAAAATGCTGGCGATGGCGATGGCTACACTGGCGGGAACATTGGGGAAATTTGCCTATGATGTCTGCCTGTATTTAAGTCAGAACTTTGATTTTATCAGCTTTCCCAAAGAGTTTACGACAGGAAGCAGCATTATGCCTCATAAGAAAAACCCTGATATTTTTGAATTGGTTCGTGCCCGGTGCAACAGAATTCAGTCGTTACCGAATGAGTTTATTTTGCTGACGAATAATCTACCGTCAGGATATCACCGCGATATGCAGCTGACGAAAGAAATTCTTTTCCCGGCCATCGATTCATTGAAGGAGTGTCTGGAGATATTAAATTATACTTTGCCGAATATTCAGGTGAAAGACGGGATTTTGGAGAATGAAAAGTATCAATATCTTTTCAGCGTAGAGAAAATCAATGAAGAAGTAAAGAACGGAAGTTCATTCCGTGATGCTTATGTAAAAGTAGGGCAGGAGATTGAAAATGATGAGTTTCATTTTGAAGTAGATAACCTCAATCATACCCATCAGGGAAGCATAGGAAATCTTTGTCTGGATAAGATAGAATATCAGTTTAATAAACTGAAAAATAAATTATTGGGTTGA
- a CDS encoding Lrp/AsnC family transcriptional regulator, with protein MDLKDKMILSIIQEDSTYSVKEISEKIGLTFTPTYERIKQLEKQGIIEKYVGLLNREKLGLNIVVYCNVRLKEQSQKVLETFEKNIGKYDEVQEIISLSGEYDYMLKIIAKDINSYNEFAVNIISNIPNIGQYHSSIVLHEVKKSTKFKIDLG; from the coding sequence ATGGATTTAAAAGACAAAATGATTCTCAGTATTATTCAGGAAGACTCTACTTATTCGGTGAAAGAAATTTCAGAAAAGATCGGCCTTACCTTTACTCCGACCTATGAACGTATCAAACAACTGGAGAAACAGGGAATAATTGAGAAATATGTAGGGCTCTTAAACCGTGAAAAACTGGGTTTGAATATTGTCGTATACTGCAACGTCCGTTTGAAAGAACAATCTCAGAAAGTATTGGAAACTTTCGAAAAAAATATCGGAAAATATGATGAAGTTCAGGAAATCATCAGTCTTTCCGGTGAATATGACTATATGTTGAAGATCATTGCCAAAGACATCAACTCTTATAACGAATTTGCGGTAAACATCATATCAAATATTCCCAATATCGGGCAATATCACAGTTCTATCGTGCTTCATGAGGTTAAAAAATCTACTAAATTTAAAATTGATTTAGGTTAA
- a CDS encoding aspartate carbamoyltransferase catalytic subunit: MFTITELSTERINSIVTEALAFANGKTARIEGDVFCSNLFFEDSTRTKTSFDIAERKLGLQVVPFDASHSSVNKGESLYDTVKTIESLGVNLVVIRDKKDRYFDELKNIKIPVINGGDGTGNHPSQCMLDLMTIYQEFGKFEGLKVGIVGDVKHSRVANSNAEALRRLGAKVYFSGPEQWFDEGALINGTYLSVDEMIKDVDVLMLLRIQHERHDAQISFSASDYHRKYGLTKDREKAMKKEAIIMHPAPINRGVEIDTDLVECERSRVFKQMQNGVFARMAILKEALEKEGYTFK; encoded by the coding sequence ATGTTTACGATTACAGAACTAAGTACCGAAAGAATCAACAGTATAGTAACAGAAGCACTGGCTTTTGCAAACGGAAAAACTGCCAGAATTGAAGGAGATGTTTTTTGCTCAAACCTTTTTTTCGAAGACAGTACGAGAACAAAAACAAGTTTTGATATTGCTGAAAGAAAATTGGGATTACAGGTGGTTCCTTTTGATGCCTCTCACAGTTCTGTAAATAAAGGAGAAAGTCTGTATGACACCGTAAAAACCATTGAAAGTTTGGGGGTGAACCTTGTCGTAATAAGAGATAAAAAAGACCGGTATTTTGACGAATTAAAAAATATAAAGATTCCTGTCATTAACGGGGGAGACGGTACCGGAAACCATCCTTCCCAATGTATGCTGGATCTGATGACGATTTATCAGGAATTCGGGAAATTCGAAGGATTGAAAGTGGGAATTGTGGGAGATGTAAAACACAGCCGTGTAGCCAATTCCAATGCGGAAGCTTTAAGAAGATTAGGCGCAAAAGTCTACTTCTCTGGACCGGAACAGTGGTTTGATGAAGGTGCTCTGATCAACGGAACCTACCTTTCAGTAGATGAAATGATAAAAGATGTTGATGTTTTAATGTTATTGCGGATTCAGCATGAAAGACACGATGCACAGATCAGTTTTTCAGCTTCAGATTACCATAGAAAATACGGACTGACAAAAGATAGGGAGAAAGCAATGAAAAAAGAGGCTATCATCATGCATCCGGCACCCATCAACAGGGGAGTGGAGATTGATACAGACCTTGTAGAATGCGAACGCTCCAGAGTCTTCAAGCAAATGCAGAATGGCGTTTTCGCAAGAATGGCAATTCTGAAAGAAGCCCTGGAAAAAGAAGGGTATACTTTTAAGTAA
- a CDS encoding carbamoyl phosphate synthase small subunit: MKKKLILESGEVFHGEGFGAELETAGEVVFNTGMTGYQELISDPSYCGQIVCMTYPLIGNYGINRDDYESIEPAIKGLIVKELCDLPSNFRTQITLDELFKKKNLSGISGIDTRRLTRILRNSGVVKGKIVNADTEDQTIIAELKSTTFSTNQVEQVSTKTPYANPGRGFKVVLVDFGSKLGIIRELSQRNCDIIVVSNDTTAEEILLMNPDGIMLSNGPGDPEDNPMALEMIRGLLGKVPIFGICLGHQLIGLACGAKTFKLKFGHRGGNHPVLDLEKNKVAITSQNHGYAVDQESLRDTDLIETHIALNDRTNEGLKHKIHPCFSVQYHPEASPGPEDANYLFDDFIHMMEDFKNKKNQ; encoded by the coding sequence ATGAAGAAAAAATTAATACTGGAGTCCGGTGAAGTGTTTCATGGAGAAGGTTTCGGAGCAGAGTTGGAAACTGCAGGAGAAGTGGTTTTCAATACCGGAATGACAGGGTATCAGGAATTGATCTCTGACCCGTCTTATTGCGGGCAGATCGTTTGTATGACCTATCCGCTTATCGGAAACTATGGGATTAATAGAGATGATTATGAGAGTATTGAGCCGGCTATCAAAGGTCTTATCGTCAAAGAACTTTGTGATCTGCCGTCAAATTTCCGTACTCAGATTACTTTAGATGAATTATTTAAAAAGAAAAACCTTTCAGGAATCTCAGGAATCGATACAAGAAGACTGACAAGAATTCTTCGTAATTCGGGAGTGGTGAAGGGAAAAATTGTAAACGCGGATACTGAGGATCAGACGATCATTGCAGAACTGAAATCTACAACGTTTTCAACCAATCAGGTTGAACAGGTTTCCACAAAAACACCGTATGCAAATCCCGGAAGAGGGTTCAAAGTCGTGTTGGTAGATTTCGGTTCCAAGTTAGGAATTATCAGAGAATTATCTCAGAGAAACTGTGATATCATCGTGGTTTCGAATGATACGACAGCAGAAGAAATCCTGTTGATGAATCCGGATGGAATCATGTTGTCCAACGGTCCCGGTGATCCGGAAGATAATCCAATGGCTTTGGAAATGATCCGCGGATTATTGGGAAAAGTGCCCATCTTCGGAATCTGTCTGGGACATCAGCTGATCGGCTTGGCCTGCGGGGCCAAAACATTCAAGCTGAAATTCGGGCACCGCGGAGGAAATCACCCTGTTTTGGATCTGGAGAAAAACAAAGTAGCCATCACTTCTCAGAATCACGGGTATGCCGTAGATCAGGAAAGTTTAAGAGACACAGATTTAATTGAAACTCATATTGCGCTGAATGACAGAACCAATGAAGGTCTGAAGCACAAAATTCACCCATGTTTCTCTGTTCAGTATCACCCGGAAGCAAGTCCCGGCCCTGAAGATGCAAACTATCTATTCGATGATTTTATCCACATGATGGAGGACTTTAAGAATAAGAAGAATCAATAA
- a CDS encoding four helix bundle protein encodes MHHFEKLIFWQKSIELAKEVYIICADLPKDEKFGLISQIIIFNPFHRLS; translated from the coding sequence ATGCATCATTTTGAGAAATTAATTTTTTGGCAGAAATCTATAGAACTTGCAAAAGAAGTTTATATCATTTGTGCTGATTTACCGAAAGATGAAAAATTTGGTTTGATTTCTCAGATTATAATATTCAACCCATTTCATAGGTTGTCGTAA
- the carB gene encoding carbamoyl-phosphate synthase large subunit, with protein MKRNDIKTILVIGSGPIIIGQAAEFDYAGTQACLSLKEEGYKVILINSNPATIMTDVEIADKVYIEPISLQFVSHIIRKERPDALLPTLGGQTGLNMAVELEKSGILEECKVEVLGTKLSAINRAEDRDLFRELMRELNEPVPESDIVNTVEGALRFADEIGYPVIVRPAFTMGGTGGGIASNETELKEISELGLKYSPVTQCLIEKSIAGFKEIEYEVMRDANDNAIVVCNMENIDPVGVHTGDSIVVAPSQTLSDREYQLLRNASLKIIRALGIEGGCNVQLALDPHSFEYYIIEVNPRVSRSSALASKATGYPIAKIAAKIAVGLTLDEIMNPVTGKTYACFEPALDYVVTKFPRFPFDKFETADRRLSTQMKATGEVMAIGRNFEESLQKAIRSLETGIKHIGLKTKQAAALTAEEIERRIRVCDDERLFIIGDALRRGYDWEQIVEWSKIDKFFIWKIKKLIDFEKVIAENKFNKETLLEAKKLGFADVNIAVLWDVTEREIFDFRKENGVMPVYKMVDTCAAEFESETPYFYGTYEEENESVASDKEKIIVLGSGPIRIGQGVEFDYATVHSVWAIKEMGYEAIIINNNPETVSTDFSISDKLYFEPLTEEDVMNIIDLEKPKGVVVQFGGQTAINLADKLASHGVQILGTTLEDLDRAENRDKFEKALQEMGIPQPLGKTSTSKEEAIVIANEIGYPVLVRPSYVLGGRAMEIVYTEAELAHYMEFAVEASPDQPILVDKYMVGKEIEVDAICDGETVIIPGIMEHIERAGVHSGDSIAVYPPQNISQSEIETLVDYTQRLAKGLNVIGLMNIQYVLFEGNVYVIEVNPRSSRTVPFLSKITEVPMANLATKAILGKKLTDLGYKNGLVPNKEGVFVKVPVFSFSKLTKVDISLGPEMKSTGEVMGKDTTLEKALYKGLVAAGRKVPMHGSILFTVADKHKQEAADLAARFHEVGFRIWATEGTAKFFEEKGIPCKIGYKIGEESVNLIDLIQKGKVQYVVNTTTKGKQAERDGFQIRRMSVENGVPCLTSMDTVEAILKVIESMSFKMETM; from the coding sequence ATGAAAAGAAACGACATAAAAACAATTTTAGTAATCGGTTCGGGACCTATCATCATTGGTCAGGCGGCGGAATTTGATTACGCGGGAACGCAGGCTTGCCTGTCTTTGAAAGAAGAGGGATACAAGGTAATTTTGATTAATTCAAACCCTGCAACGATTATGACGGATGTGGAAATCGCGGACAAAGTATACATCGAGCCGATTTCACTTCAGTTTGTAAGTCATATCATCAGAAAAGAACGTCCGGATGCGCTTTTGCCTACTCTTGGAGGACAGACGGGTCTGAATATGGCGGTAGAGCTTGAAAAATCGGGAATTCTTGAGGAATGTAAAGTTGAAGTGTTGGGAACGAAGCTTTCAGCGATCAACAGAGCTGAGGACAGAGATTTGTTCCGTGAACTGATGAGAGAACTGAACGAACCAGTTCCGGAATCAGACATCGTTAATACGGTAGAAGGGGCACTAAGGTTTGCTGATGAAATCGGATATCCTGTCATTGTTCGTCCTGCCTTTACCATGGGTGGAACAGGAGGTGGAATCGCTTCCAATGAAACAGAATTGAAAGAAATTTCCGAGTTGGGGTTAAAATACAGCCCTGTGACCCAGTGTCTTATTGAAAAATCAATTGCAGGTTTCAAAGAAATTGAATATGAGGTAATGCGTGATGCAAACGACAACGCAATTGTGGTTTGTAACATGGAAAATATAGATCCGGTTGGCGTTCACACAGGAGATTCAATCGTTGTGGCCCCTTCTCAGACGCTTTCTGACAGAGAATATCAGTTGCTGAGAAATGCGTCACTGAAAATCATCAGAGCATTAGGAATCGAAGGCGGATGTAACGTACAGTTAGCCTTGGATCCTCACTCATTCGAATATTATATTATTGAGGTGAACCCAAGAGTTTCCCGTTCATCAGCTTTAGCATCAAAAGCCACAGGATATCCGATTGCGAAAATTGCTGCGAAAATTGCGGTTGGATTAACTCTTGATGAAATCATGAATCCGGTTACAGGAAAGACTTATGCCTGTTTCGAACCGGCCTTGGATTATGTGGTAACGAAATTCCCAAGATTCCCATTTGATAAATTCGAAACGGCGGACAGAAGATTATCAACGCAAATGAAAGCAACGGGTGAAGTAATGGCCATCGGAAGAAATTTCGAGGAATCTTTACAGAAGGCAATCCGTTCTTTGGAAACCGGAATTAAACATATCGGTTTAAAAACTAAGCAAGCTGCAGCTCTTACGGCAGAAGAAATCGAAAGAAGGATCAGAGTGTGTGATGACGAAAGGCTGTTCATCATTGGTGACGCTTTAAGAAGAGGTTACGATTGGGAGCAAATCGTGGAATGGAGTAAAATCGATAAATTTTTCATCTGGAAGATCAAAAAATTAATTGATTTTGAAAAAGTGATTGCTGAAAATAAGTTTAACAAAGAAACTTTACTGGAAGCTAAAAAATTAGGTTTTGCTGATGTCAATATTGCCGTTCTCTGGGACGTGACAGAACGCGAAATCTTCGATTTCAGAAAAGAAAACGGAGTGATGCCGGTGTACAAAATGGTAGATACCTGCGCTGCTGAATTCGAATCTGAAACACCCTATTTCTACGGAACCTATGAAGAAGAAAACGAAAGTGTTGCTTCTGATAAAGAAAAAATCATTGTTTTAGGTTCCGGGCCAATCAGAATTGGACAGGGAGTAGAGTTTGATTATGCGACCGTTCACTCGGTTTGGGCCATCAAAGAAATGGGTTATGAAGCGATTATCATCAACAATAATCCTGAAACGGTGTCTACAGACTTCTCGATTTCAGATAAATTATACTTTGAGCCGTTAACGGAAGAAGATGTAATGAACATCATCGATCTCGAAAAACCAAAAGGGGTTGTCGTTCAGTTCGGAGGTCAGACAGCGATTAACTTAGCGGATAAACTGGCTTCTCACGGCGTTCAGATTTTAGGAACAACGCTGGAAGATTTAGACAGAGCTGAAAACCGGGATAAATTTGAAAAAGCCCTTCAGGAAATGGGAATTCCTCAGCCTTTAGGAAAAACTTCTACCTCAAAAGAGGAAGCGATTGTAATTGCCAACGAAATTGGGTATCCGGTTTTAGTCCGTCCAAGTTACGTTTTGGGAGGCAGAGCCATGGAAATTGTTTATACAGAAGCGGAATTGGCCCATTATATGGAGTTCGCGGTAGAGGCAAGTCCTGATCAGCCGATTTTAGTGGATAAATATATGGTCGGAAAAGAGATCGAAGTTGATGCCATCTGTGATGGTGAAACCGTGATCATTCCGGGAATTATGGAACACATCGAAAGAGCGGGAGTTCACTCCGGAGACTCCATTGCAGTATATCCTCCTCAGAATATCTCACAAAGCGAAATCGAAACGTTGGTAGATTATACCCAAAGACTGGCTAAGGGATTGAATGTTATCGGTCTGATGAATATTCAGTACGTTCTTTTCGAAGGAAACGTATATGTGATCGAGGTAAATCCACGTTCGTCAAGAACCGTTCCTTTCTTATCGAAAATCACAGAAGTTCCGATGGCGAACCTGGCTACGAAAGCCATTTTAGGTAAAAAACTGACCGATCTGGGCTATAAAAACGGATTAGTACCTAACAAAGAAGGTGTTTTTGTAAAAGTTCCTGTATTCTCTTTCTCAAAATTAACGAAAGTTGACATCTCTCTAGGCCCTGAAATGAAGTCTACAGGAGAAGTAATGGGGAAAGACACGACTTTAGAAAAAGCTTTATACAAAGGATTGGTTGCCGCAGGAAGAAAAGTTCCGATGCACGGATCAATTTTATTCACGGTAGCGGATAAACACAAGCAGGAAGCGGCTGACTTAGCGGCAAGATTCCATGAAGTTGGTTTCAGGATCTGGGCTACGGAAGGAACAGCAAAGTTCTTCGAAGAAAAAGGTATTCCTTGTAAAATCGGATACAAAATAGGAGAGGAGAGTGTCAACCTGATCGACCTGATTCAGAAAGGAAAGGTTCAGTATGTTGTGAATACGACGACCAAAGGAAAACAGGCGGAAAGAGACGGCTTCCAGATCAGAAGAATGAGTGTGGAAAACGGTGTTCCTTGTTTAACCTCGATGGATACTGTTGAAGCTATCCTGAAAGTTATCGAAAGCATGAGCTTCAAGATGGAGACGATGTAA
- a CDS encoding bifunctional transcriptional activator/DNA repair enzyme AdaA — protein sequence MKLTADRMYQASLDKDSSFEGTYWMAVKTTGIFCRPTCTARKPKRENVEFFLSVQEALDKGYRACKVCKPLEKLNETPPYIQKLLSELAEDLSLKIKDADLSERNIEPVTLRRWFLKNHGMTFQAFQREFRMSAAFKKIKKGESILETALDSGYESLSGFNERFKNVLGASPKNSKIQTVIDLKRIETPLGTMYACAVEEGICLLEFTDRKNMDKQFRSLSTALNAEIIQGENRHFGQLEEELKEYFEGRREKFDVPLYITGTEFQKKTWQLLREIPIGETRTYRQQSEFLGNPKAIRAVGTANGINKMAILIPCHRVIGSNGELVGYAGGIWRKQKLLELEKAVLF from the coding sequence ATGAAACTGACAGCAGACAGAATGTATCAGGCATCTTTGGATAAGGATTCTTCATTTGAAGGAACCTACTGGATGGCTGTAAAAACCACCGGAATATTTTGCCGCCCGACTTGTACGGCCAGAAAGCCGAAGAGAGAAAACGTAGAATTTTTTCTTAGCGTACAGGAAGCACTTGATAAAGGGTACAGAGCCTGTAAAGTATGTAAACCTCTGGAAAAACTGAACGAAACGCCTCCCTATATTCAGAAACTATTATCGGAGCTGGCCGAGGATCTGTCGCTGAAAATAAAAGATGCAGATCTTTCAGAAAGAAATATAGAACCCGTAACCCTTCGCCGTTGGTTCCTGAAAAATCATGGCATGACGTTTCAGGCATTTCAGAGAGAATTCCGGATGAGTGCAGCTTTTAAGAAGATAAAAAAGGGCGAAAGCATATTGGAAACGGCTTTAGATTCAGGATATGAAAGTTTAAGCGGTTTTAATGAACGATTTAAAAATGTCCTTGGAGCTTCGCCCAAAAACAGTAAAATACAGACAGTTATTGACCTTAAAAGAATAGAGACGCCTCTCGGAACCATGTACGCCTGTGCCGTAGAAGAGGGAATCTGCCTGCTTGAATTTACAGACCGGAAGAATATGGACAAACAGTTCAGGTCCTTATCCACAGCTCTGAATGCGGAGATCATACAGGGAGAAAACAGACATTTCGGACAGCTTGAAGAGGAATTAAAAGAATACTTTGAAGGCAGAAGAGAAAAATTTGATGTTCCTTTATATATTACGGGAACAGAATTTCAGAAAAAAACCTGGCAGTTATTAAGAGAAATCCCGATAGGGGAAACACGGACTTACAGACAGCAGTCCGAATTTTTAGGAAATCCGAAAGCAATCCGTGCTGTCGGGACAGCCAATGGGATCAATAAGATGGCCATTTTAATTCCCTGCCACCGGGTCATCGGTTCGAATGGTGAACTGGTAGGTTATGCAGGGGGCATCTGGAGAAAACAAAAATTATTGGAATTGGAGAAGGCTGTTTTATTTTGA
- a CDS encoding DUF2911 domain-containing protein, which produces MKKLLFALCLSASAFSFAQDYSVPAASPRQKVEQQFSMSKISVDYGRPGVKGRKIFGELVPYGQVWRAGANSSTKITFGQSVNFGGKVVPAGTYGLFIVPTEKEWKVILNKDFQQWGAYTYDPKQDVVDVTVPVNKLADKQEWFEITLNPTGENTGNLVIKWDMAQAEIALKPSSPEAVTKIADKLKEIKKIESDAAKAKS; this is translated from the coding sequence GTGAAAAAGTTACTATTTGCACTTTGCCTATCAGCTTCAGCCTTCAGTTTTGCCCAGGATTATTCTGTACCGGCAGCGAGCCCGCGTCAGAAAGTAGAACAGCAGTTCTCGATGTCTAAAATTTCTGTAGATTACGGAAGACCGGGAGTAAAGGGGCGTAAAATCTTTGGGGAACTGGTTCCTTACGGACAGGTTTGGAGAGCGGGTGCTAACTCATCTACAAAAATTACGTTCGGACAGTCTGTGAACTTCGGCGGAAAAGTGGTGCCTGCAGGAACGTACGGATTATTTATTGTTCCGACAGAAAAAGAATGGAAAGTGATCTTAAACAAAGATTTCCAGCAGTGGGGTGCGTATACGTACGATCCGAAGCAGGATGTAGTGGATGTTACAGTGCCTGTTAATAAGCTGGCAGACAAACAGGAATGGTTTGAAATTACTTTAAATCCAACCGGCGAAAACACCGGGAATCTTGTCATTAAATGGGATATGGCTCAGGCAGAGATCGCTTTAAAACCTTCAAGTCCGGAAGCGGTGACGAAGATTGCCGATAAACTGAAAGAAATTAAAAAAATAGAGTCTGATGCTGCGAAAGCAAAAAGCTAA
- a CDS encoding GNAT family N-acetyltransferase — protein MNFSVQPVLENEEYQLIPLQQGDFESLYAVASDPEVWEQHPNKDRYQQEVFKNFFKGAMESKGAFKIVEKSTGDVLGSTRFYDYDESGNRIFIGYTFYGKKSWGKGINPQIKKLMLDYIFQFVDKVHFHIGKENFRSQTALERLGGQKVAEEEVAYFGEPTRTNFVYEIKK, from the coding sequence ATGAATTTTTCTGTTCAACCTGTTCTGGAAAATGAAGAATATCAATTGATCCCCTTACAGCAAGGGGATTTTGAATCTTTATATGCAGTGGCCTCCGATCCTGAAGTTTGGGAACAGCATCCCAATAAAGACCGTTATCAGCAGGAAGTTTTTAAAAACTTTTTTAAAGGCGCTATGGAAAGCAAAGGCGCTTTTAAGATTGTCGAAAAATCAACCGGGGATGTATTGGGAAGCACCCGTTTTTATGACTATGATGAAAGCGGAAACCGTATTTTTATAGGATATACTTTCTATGGAAAAAAATCCTGGGGCAAAGGAATCAATCCTCAGATTAAAAAACTTATGCTCGACTACATTTTTCAGTTTGTGGATAAAGTGCATTTCCATATCGGGAAAGAAAATTTCCGATCCCAGACTGCACTGGAAAGATTGGGCGGACAAAAAGTGGCAGAAGAGGAAGTAGCCTACTTTGGCGAGCCTACGAGAACCAATTTTGTTTATGAAATCAAAAAATAA
- a CDS encoding cupin domain-containing protein has protein sequence MKKYKIQKSPFIVPTTDGKLIEEHWGNSTRNSDISIAHMVAPPGWSEPHQTPQFDEYTLIISGKKQFEIDGEVVILEKGQSILVEKGARVRYSNPFSESCEYVAICLPAFSMDLVNREEGN, from the coding sequence ATGAAAAAATATAAAATTCAGAAATCTCCATTCATTGTTCCCACCACAGACGGAAAGCTGATCGAAGAGCATTGGGGAAACTCTACCCGTAATTCCGATATCTCAATCGCTCATATGGTTGCCCCTCCGGGGTGGAGTGAGCCGCACCAGACCCCTCAGTTTGATGAATATACCCTGATCATTTCAGGTAAAAAACAATTTGAAATTGATGGAGAAGTTGTGATTTTGGAAAAGGGGCAAAGTATTTTGGTAGAAAAAGGTGCCCGGGTGCGTTACAGCAATCCGTTCTCTGAATCTTGCGAATATGTTGCCATTTGTCTTCCTGCGTTCTCGATGGATTTGGTGAATAGAGAAGAAGGAAATTAA
- a CDS encoding dienelactone hydrolase family protein, with amino-acid sequence MIRTIVLSAFFMASGSLFSQKLKSVSYQDGDQKLNGLLTSNAGKKLPGVLILPAWKGIDDEAKTAAAELEKQGYIAFVADIYGEGNIPSDNAAAGKAAGYYKQNFEAYQKRISLALEQLKKNGAVSDKIAVIGYCFGGTGALESARGSLPVVGVVSIHGSIGKDQARKNGAISTKILVENPADDQSVTPEDYHNLIKEMNEGNADWQIITYAHSKHTFTDPKSPDYNAVMAKRAWNHTLMFLKEILK; translated from the coding sequence ATGATACGTACAATAGTATTATCTGCATTTTTTATGGCGTCGGGATCATTGTTCAGTCAGAAGCTTAAGTCGGTTTCTTACCAGGACGGTGACCAAAAGCTTAATGGTCTGTTAACTTCCAATGCGGGAAAAAAACTTCCGGGAGTTTTAATTTTGCCGGCGTGGAAAGGTATTGATGACGAAGCGAAAACCGCTGCTGCCGAACTTGAAAAACAGGGCTACATTGCTTTTGTTGCAGACATCTACGGCGAAGGAAATATTCCTTCTGATAATGCAGCGGCAGGTAAAGCGGCAGGCTATTACAAACAGAACTTTGAAGCGTACCAGAAGAGGATTTCTCTTGCCCTGGAACAGCTTAAGAAAAATGGTGCCGTTTCTGATAAAATCGCAGTAATCGGGTATTGTTTCGGAGGAACCGGTGCACTGGAATCTGCGCGTGGAAGTCTTCCTGTAGTGGGAGTAGTTTCCATTCACGGCAGCATTGGGAAAGATCAGGCGAGAAAAAACGGAGCTATTTCTACCAAAATCTTAGTTGAAAATCCCGCGGATGACCAGAGCGTAACACCGGAGGATTACCATAATCTGATCAAAGAGATGAATGAAGGAAATGCAGACTGGCAAATTATTACTTACGCGCATTCCAAACATACGTTTACAGATCCAAAATCACCGGATTATAATGCTGTGATGGCTAAAAGGGCCTGGAATCATACGCTGATGTTTCTGAAGGAAATTTTGAAATAA